In Salvelinus fontinalis isolate EN_2023a chromosome 37, ASM2944872v1, whole genome shotgun sequence, the genomic stretch atcaacataacctgaaaggccgctcagcaaggaagaagccactgctccaaaaaagccagactgcaattgcacatggggaaaaagacTGTACTTTTTAAAGAATTGTCTTCTgctctgatgaaataaaaatgaaactgtttggaggaaaaagggggaggcttgcaagccaaagaacaccatcccaatcgtgcagcacgggggttgcagcatcatgttgtgggggtgctttgctgcaggagagactggtgaacttcacaaattAGATGGCTGCATGAgtaaggaaaagtatgtggatatatttaagaaacatcaagacatcagtcaggatgtgaaaccttgttcgcaaatgggtcttccaaatgtacaatgaccccaagcatacttccaaagttgtggcataatggcttaatgacaaagtcaaggtattggactggccatcacaaagccctgacttcaatcctaaagaaaatctgtgggcagaactgagaaagcatgtgcgagcaagtaggcctacaaacctgactcagttacaacagttctgtcaggaggaatgggccaaaattcacccaacttattgtgggaagcttgtggaaggctacccgaaatgtttgacccaagttaaacaatttcaaggcaatgctaccaaatactaattgagtgtatgtaaacttctgacccactgggaacgtgaaAGAAATATAACTGAAATAAATCTTGATTATTCTGACAGTTTAAGAATGTGAACAATAGTGGTGATGTTACACCACTGAAAAAGGGGAGAAAGAATCACGAGtgtgatacggaatgtttactcattaaaacttttagtgcaatcattttacataagtaacacattttacagaataacagatctacaggaaatagattgttttgtagggtacaaggcttattcaagtcacaacagtatacactgtacatcactgaaacaaatactattttcaatataactgtcaagcacaaagctttaactcagtaaaccataactcaatttatcaacaggcaataaagtgtttgaaaaaccattacacaaataacaccgcaaaatatcttattaacaacgcacatgttcattcacaatcgacatgaaatggcagctacgtagcagtacctagcagtacgaagctagctgcaaccgagcagGGCTCATATTTCTCTCTGCAAACTTAACTCACTTCCTCAATATGTTACTAAGACAAACCTTAAACACTCTTGACATGTTAGCgagttattacatttaaattactctTTTTTATCATCAATAACATACCTGAAAAGGGGGAGAAAGAATCACgagagtgagtaatgaaatggttgcatatcccagagccaatgtattgctgtgagccgggtatgagagggctttcaatgttgttcagatgatggatatacttttataatgaattatacgtcttatttatttttttgtcctatcatggggaactacattttttaaataaattatatctaattatttattatcctattttaatggtacggtccatggccctatatcctagacacccacatgaatgtctcagatactaaggagaagtccctaactgttttatgtgcatgctgtaagcggtctgtatgcagccaaaatgaggtcagagaccaagagcagcactgccccctcaagattctgagcctgcttggcagggttggtcctgcaaagccaaagccccctaaagggagagcataataaacaaggaaattctcaaagctgctaatgagaaccttgacgaccttgtacctagccggtggggattccgatggggtgcccccacccaggcagtgacagtgctggcaacactagctgcagtaacccatggggagggggtcactcggacattcagagagggggtatattattgtggccctggtggcatgaaatcaaagtcggactgcatggagatgcttgggaacatggtcatgacggatgaccgtattgtgggtgtttcaggaagaaggtgtacatttgacctccatcatctaggatgtgacaatggtaaataaatctctacatttatgctcattttttgtgcggtcttgcaggccttctcatgcagctgcaactgcaagtacatttgtaaatcatgacctatcttgagttgggctctgggatggtgcaattgttgagaaagtgagcttatggttgtgtgggggtaagggctgaatgtgtgtgggtgtatgtgtgtatcccacaactgttgcgaaggaagaagtaaaagatgttagggactatagaggaagaTCCACAGCAATatataataaaaatcgaggtgagggcgatggaaatgcatttggcaatggatctacttcaattcggtaaatggcactgtgtgctcttttcaaaggatggatcccagtcggtccagggctatgggatacagggggtcgagggtggtctgccgggcattgggatgacaacccaactcgagatgagggcttttagcgggtggaatagtagggaccaattggaggtttacttagtagaaatgcaaatatcatggtacaactatatagacactcaattattatgttactttttaataggacatttacaaacatatattttgataaaaaataattgaaaggtgtctcattatggtaagtggtgaaataagtatagccagttacaattgtaatggcttagcagataataggaaaagacgatcagtatttaactggctaaaagaaaaggattataatatctattgtttacaggaaacctattcaacagttttagatgaagttttgtggaaaaagaactgggggggcgaaatatatttctcccatgggcaaagaaattcaaaaggggtgatagttttaattaacaataattttgatccaaatgtgccacttgtccaaacagatcctcaatgtagatggattattttaaatatgttattggacaataaacagatatggcttattaacctatacggtccgaataatgatgatccaagcttctttgacaatatatataagaatgtatcaactctacaagcaacactagactctattattatagtgggagattttaatacggtcttaaatacctctatggaccggaaaggaaatcacactacaaactatcaccctcaggcacttaaggaaatccggaatgtcatggatatattggaattagtggatatatggagacttaaatactctgacctagtgagatatacatggcggaggcttaatcaagctagtcgccttgactactttcttatatcattctctctggcaccaaaagttaaaaagtgtttgataggggacagaatgcggtcggaccatcacataattggcatatatattactcttacagaatttctacgtgggcgaggatattggaaatttaatcaaagcctactagatgataaattgtttagaactaggacagaagaatttataactgacttttttagacataacatagatacagcagatccccatattgtatgggacacttttaagtgtgcctttagaggccatgcaattcagtactcatctataaaacaaaagcaatttagatcaaaagagtccatattaacaaaggaaattgaaggactaacagtacagttagataacaataaaaacggtaccatagaggcacagaataagttagaggaaaaacaaaaagaaatggaggaacttattcaagaaagatccagtgtaatatattataaaaaataaagcgaactggatggaatatggggaaaaatgcaccaaattctttttcaatcttcaatatagaaatgctaccaaaaaaaacgtattaaaacttgttacaaatgatggagtcacgcatgattcaccaaatgatattttgaaagaggaagtaaagtactttaagaatatgttttcgtttcaggctcctccatctccactaactgaaactaattgtatggatttttttcctaataataatgtaaaattaacatctgtacagaaagactcatgtgagggcctaattacagaggaggaactacttgatgcaattggggcctttaaggatgggaaaactccagggctggatggcataccagtggaagtatacaattttttttgatatactcaaaggtccattattagcttgttttaaccactcctatataaatgatagattatcagacacgcaacaagaaggtgtgatatcagtattactgaaacaggacccaagtggtatatataaagatccagtccatttaaaaaattggagacctgttGTGATGCAagaatcctagcaaaatgcttggcgcatagaataaaaaaagttttgtcagatattattcatcctaatcagacaggttttttacatggacgatacattggagataatataaggcaaggtgtcattgtacgctgatgattaatgttttcttttaaaaccacaactagagtctctccacggcctcttagaggatctagatacatttgctatcctctctggattaaaaccaaattatgataaatgtaccatattacgtattggatcactaaaaaatactcattttacattgccatgtagtttaccaattaaatggtctgacggagaggtggacatactcggtatacaaatcccaaaagaaagaaatgatctcactccaataaatttttatagaaagttagcaaaaatagataagatcttgctaccatggaaaggaaaatacctgtctatttgtgggaaaatcaccctgattaactctttaatcatatcacagtttacctatttgcctatggttttgcctacacctagtgacctgctttttaaattctaaatactgtgaaccatcagatcctcctctccaccctctccgagttgggcatctccggcgcggcccacgcttggattgcgtcctacctgacaggtcgctcctaccaggtggcgtggcgagaatctgtctcctcaccacgcgctctcaccattggtgtcccccagggctctgttctaggccctctcctattctcgctatacaccaagtcacttggctctgtcataacctcacatgctctctcctatcattgctatgcagacgacacacaattaatcttctcctttcccccttctgataaccaggtggcgaatcgtatctctgcatgtctggcagacatgtcagtgtggatgacggatcaccacctcaagctgaacctcggcaagacggagctgctcttcctcccggggaaggactgcccgttccatgatctcgccatcacggttgacaactccattgtgtcctcctcccagagcgctaagaaccttggcgtgatcctggacaacaccctgtcgttctcaactaacatcaaggcggtggcccgttcctgtaggttcatgctctacaacatccgcagagtacgaccctgcctcacacaggaagcggcgcaggtcctaatccaggcacttgtcatctcccgtctggattactgcaactcgctgttggctgggctccctgcctgtgccattaaacccctacaactcatccagaatgccgcagcccgtctggtgttcaaccttcccaagttctctcacgtcaccccgctcctccgctctctccactggcttccagttgaagctcgcatccgctacaagaccatggtgcttgcctacggagctgtgaggggaacggcacctcagtaccttcaggctctgatcaggccctacacccaaacaagggcactgcgttcatccacctctggcctgctcgcctccctaccactgaggaagtacagttcccgctcagcccagtcaaaactgttcgctgctctggcaccccaatggtggaacaaactccctcacgacgccaggacagcggagtcaatcaccaccttccggagacacctgaaaccccacctctttaaggaatacctaggataggataaagcaatccttcagtCACCCCCCCCTTAAAaaatttagatgcactattgtaaagtggctgttccactggatgtcataagatggatgcaccaatttgtaagtcgctctggataagagcgtctgctaaatgaattaaatgttaaatgtctatgaacaaaaaatattccattttatttggaacggcaagccagataaaattaaaagggcctatttatataacgaatatgaattcggagggcagaaattattaaatattaaagcattagacctctcactaaaggcatcagtcatacaaaagttatacttaaatccaaactggttctctagtaaattggtacgaatgtctcatcctatgttcaagaagggcctttttccctttattcagattacacctgctcactttcggttgtttgaaaaggaaataatctccaaaatatctttattttttaaacaagccttagaaagttggttgcaatttcagtttaatccacctgaaaggacggaacaaatagtacaacaaatattgtggttaaattcaaatatagtaattgattaaaaaaaactgtatttatcgaagaaatgtttaaaaaaggtataatttttgtgaatgatatcataaataggactggtggagtaatgtcacacatgcagctaacacagacatatggaaatgtctgctcgacccaaaattacaaccaattaattgcagcattaccacaaaaatggaagaggcaagtagaaggggaaaaaagtaaggaacttgtatgtcggccctatattaaagaacataaatggttcaAGAAAAGTGTGAtatataaaaacatataccaatttaatttaaggaccaaaaaactgacagctgtgccatataaattgcaaaatagttgggaagagattttcgatgtacccattccatggcacatggtttatgaattgatacgcaaaacaacgccggattcaaaacttcgaatttttcaatttaaatgactgtacaaaattcttgcaactaatagaatgttatatatatgggggatacaatcttcccagctctgtagattctgctgtgaggaggcagagtcattagatcatttattttggtattgtccgtatgtagctcgtttttggtttggatttgaaaaaagccatagtcaatcaatcaataatataataattattttagcaaaaatgtttatttttaatttacaatccgtggaagctatgagaataggaagattcaaatcttttgtgaagcatcacagcacagttgaaaaatatatggcaaataaaaatctgaaatggatgatgttggaagatagatgggaagggttgagtggagctgaagggtgggactaataacaagataaacaatgtagggcatacgggatctgtgaaatgtgtataggtgcggagcttttgtgaaatagcacagttacaagtggaaatcaaactggatggacaacagaaaaaggactaagaacaaacaagagagaactattataaagtagactgtgtctgtaaaatgtatataagatgtataaattgaaggtaaaaacagaaatctttatcagtttactccaattgggggatcggtggtagggtttgcggggaataatgataaaggtatattctttaaaaaagtatgtatgtctatataggtatgtgtatgtatatatgtgtatatgcatgcatacgtgtatggatatatatatttaccccaaaaaatatcagggattggaaatgatgcagacaatgacattggaagcaacattctttccgcaatattaagctgatacaaccctaaaaaaaaatataaaaaaataaaatcacgAGAGTGATAGGTTAATGTTTACTCATTGAGAActtttagtgcaatgagaaaaatatcgcgaattctccgtgaacttgagtggagaccagagcaatcgatctcaggctcatagattaagagcatttagaTCACAAATTAACACTTTTACTcacgacaacataaagtaatcaacaaaacgtttacacattcctctcacaattcgtaccctttgtatgcttgacggattttaacacaATTCTATAAATATTATCAATctcaactaatactgaatgcatgatcttcttaaccttagatgttaagatcctcacatactatgaatttactaatactttttaatgtataacaggctattagtatttcctttaacctgtcacacagatcctaactaacctaagacaaggaatttttactaggattaaatgtcaggaattgtttaaaacagagtttaaatgtatttgggtaaggcgtatgtaaacttccgacttcaactgtagatattccACTAAAAACCTGCCCTTTCCAACTACAATAATTATTTACAACGTtgtctacactatttctgatcacttaattttaatggacaaaaaaggctgtcaaaaacaaggatatttctaagtgaccgcaaacttttgaacggtagtgtgtgtatacATCTTTATGTATATTTGTTAAGTATTCCATGCTAAAAGGTGGGCCACGTTCCTGGTACCGGTTATCCTGAATTGAGCTCAAGAGTTAACCAAAGTTCTCGTCAACTCAAACCTGTTTCGTAGTACACCCTTCCAGAGGGCGACATTCTGATTTTGGTGAGTCTATGATCCCTGCTGTCTAAGTCCTGTGTTACAGCGTCATCATTTTTAAATCATTTGTTGCCTAGCTAGTCAGCAAAGTTTTATACCTTAATCACCATTAATTTAAGTCGTCTCTCCTGCTGTGCTAGATCTACTTCATCTCTGATCCCACCTTGGGATGTATGATGAGCATAGCTGAGAAGGTCCATTATAGAATGAAATAGAACACAGCAAGAAACATCACACTGACTGGATTCTTTTCAGTCTAGGTCATTGTATTTATTTCCAAGACAAGTGCAGTGGAATAGGCCTAATTCAAGGCAGCAAGAGCACACAGGACAAATTAAACTACTGCCTGCTGCTGAACACACGTATAATACGTCAGAAAGCTTTAAGGGACTAGTTCAACTTATTCATTGTTGAGAAGTTAAAATGTCAGTGCCATTTGTGTTGGAATCTTCAGTCGACAGCAGCGGTGTTGAAATCTTCGATGGTGTAATAAATGCTAAACTGTGCATTGTTATTCTGTGAAAGACAGGACATGAACATGGTTAGAATACAGCACGAGAATGACTGCATTTAAAAAGGCAGCCCAACTCTGATatttttcctgtctctgtgtgtgcatgtctttACCACATTGATAGAGTTTGTTAAGGCGTGTTATGTCCAGGGGGCTCAGGTGATTTCTCTGTCCAATCTGGACTCCACTCTTCTTGGAGCCAATAGTGGGGTTCCGGTTTGATGAGAAGTAGTATCTGCCAGGAGAAACCCAACAATGGGGGATTAGAGGACTTGCTACTTTAACACAAGGACTGCGTcacaatgccaccctattcccaatatagtgcacatagtttgaccagagcccaggtAAAAAAGTGACCTAAATAGGGAACCATTTGGTACGCACCGGGAAATGTTACTGGAGCTGGATACTGTACACAGGCCCAGTAAAACTAATATTTACTTATTGCCAGCAGTTTAAAAACAAGGTGAGTAAAATTAGGACTTTAGTGGGaataaggaggagaggagtgtgacTGACGTTCCGTAGTGCATTATGGAGTCGTAGTCATAGGGCAGGTCCTGAGTGTCTCCTTTCTTCACCTTAAAGTTATCTTCTTTTCCTGGAAGTTAAAAGAGTTACAAGAGGCAGATGTGACTGGTGGACACTGCTGGGTGTGAATGTGATATAAGGGAATGAAAATGGAAATGTAGACAAGTTGAGATGGAAACCATTAAGTTGAACCTCTAGCAGGAGGAAACGCTACAGGAATCAAGGTATGAATATTTAATCTTACCTAATTAAACCCATTGCGGGTGGTAATGTAACAAAACTGCTCTAAAAAACAAGCTTACATGTTATCCCAGGATACCCATTACGGGTGGCAACTGTAAAAGGTATATTTTACACCAGGATACCCATTAACTGTAGATGACAATGTAGAGTTATTCGCGTCAGGTAAATTTAGTGAACAAGGTTGCTGCAGTCACGCCAGGGGAAATTCGCAGGAGTTAACAAATTCAGGTAAATTCTACATCATTGGAAATGAGTCTATAAAATACATAGTTCTGCATAGTATTGGTCTCAAACTAAAGAACACTGATGGTTACTGGTGTAAGATTCtctctggtgtttacagaactggTGCTGTGAGATTAGGATAGCAGGATTCAAGGCTGCTATGATATTAGGCTATCAGGACCTGCTTAGACAAAGACATTTCAACAATAGAGAAAAGGGTTGCAATGGATGGGGGAATGAATGGCTGCAGTATTTCCGTTTTAATAAGTACATGATAAATGGAACGTTAAGGCATAAATGTATGAAAGAATATACTTATTTTAAACTAATGTTGTTCTGTCCTTGTGCTGTACTGTCTATTAAATGTTATATTGCGTTTCatgttgtgtggaccccaggaagagtagctgctgcttaggcagtacctaataaaatactaaatgtCAATAGTTATTCTATACGGTCTTCACTCCAGACCACAAAAAGCTGAATCTGGTATGTTAGTGTTGGGCTGgtacaaaagcctgcacactgcAGCTCTTCCATGGGACAAATTGACCAGCCCTGCCCCTGATCCACATGCAATGCCCGTGAGGTGGTTTAGTATGTTGTGAGTTACCTGGGACCACATTGTCCCACTGTATGGTGACGTATTGGTCACGGTCTGGCCGTGTGTGCTCGTGGTGCAGGCCCAGTGCATGCATCAGCTCATGACACAGGTTCCCCACGCTACAGGCTCTACCGAAGTACAGAGACTGGGCCCCGCCCTGAAAACCTACATACGACGCACAGCTAGAGTTAAGTGAAGAAAGATAAAGGTGAGAGAAGCGGGAGGAGAGAAATGGAGGAGAAAGAGGTGATATGACaggaagagagaaaaataaaggaTTGAacacaggaaaaggaaggagaggttgTGAGTTATTAACTGTAAACTGCTGGGAAGGAGAGAATGTGTTAATGTGCCCACTTTGGACTCACCCTGTCCCAGAGATGAACTCGATGTAGTTCATCTCATTGGTGTATTCGTGGAAGAGGATACACGTCCGGTCTGAAATCATCTTGAACGCTGCTAGTATAGTTTCCTTTCTGTCCACTGTGTGGATCAGAGACAATCTACCATTAGACGGTGCATATCATTCTCACTATATTAGAAAACATCTAGTGTTACAGTGTTCATCTCTCCTACTGTATTCGACACTCACCCAGATAATCGTTGATCTTGTAGGGGATAGAAGTGACGCCTTCATTCTCAGGCCAAAGTGACTTCACAGCTAATCGGTCTTCCTGTAGGACAAAACACCTAGTCTTAAATCCAGCTGTCGCTAGAGAGTATAGGCCTCAGATTAATTAAATTGTTATTTCTGCATTTCCCCTATGAATGTTTAAATTCTAAAATGGTAAAACTATTTCAGTATtaacttaaatgactaaaaccagactAAGTAtgtagaagaagaaaaaagaagATTGGAGCAATATACAGTgtactttccatgacagactgaccaggtgaatgctatgatcctTATTGAGGTCACCTGttcaatcagtgtatatgaagaGACCAGTTAAAGGAGGATTGTTAAGCCTTGCAACATGGATTATGTAtatatgccattcagagggtgaatgggcaggacaaaatatttaagtacctttgaTCAGGGTATGGTAGGTACCAGgctcaccagtttgagtgtgtcaagaactgcaacgttgctggctATTTCACACTCAGTTTCCCGTGTGTgaacaatgg encodes the following:
- the LOC129835957 gene encoding astacin-like metalloprotease toxin 5, coding for MVWFLILIWFVQVGSVPITNFTNATTSNATIPATVDNSKNPINNSTNVTFSATGSTASMGTRHKQNDWVKTPETREEDLQFDLAITEGDILVSEDRLAVKSLWPENEGVTSIPYKINDYLVDRKETILAAFKMISDRTCILFHEYTNEMNYIEFISGTGCASYVGFQGGAQSLYFGRACSVGNLCHELMHALGLHHEHTRPDRDQYVTIQWDNVVPGKEDNFKVKKGDTQDLPYDYDSIMHYGTYYFSSNRNPTIGSKKSGVQIGQRNHLSPLDITRLNKLYQCE